The genomic region AATTCATCAATAGCTTTTCTAACTTGCCGCGGAGAAGTGAAATTGGCTCCTCTTAAAGCCTTTCTCCACAATATACTGAACCAAACTTCTACCTGATTTAGCCAGGAAGCATGAGTTGGGGTATAGAAGAAATGCACATTCTTGTGCCGTTGTAGCCATCGGTCATGCTTAGGTTTATGGGTATTGAGATTATCCAGAACCACAAAAACCTCTTTATCATAACCAGCCACAACATCATTCATGAAATCGAGAAACTCCCGGCGTTTACGATGTTGATAATGCCCCGTCTTTACCAATCCAGTCGCTACTTCCAGTGCAGCAAATAACGTGGTTGTTCCATGTCGTTTATATTCATGACTGAATCCGGTTAACGTCTTGCCATCCGGTAATCTCAACCACCCTTGAGCCCTTTCGAGAGCTTGTATCGCGGGTTTCTCGTCGACAGATAACACTACCGCATTCTCCGGTGGATTCAGATACAATCCGACGATAGCGGCTGCTTTAGGTACGAACTCTGGGTCAGTACTGATACACCAGCTATGCCTGCGGGTTAAGGAAATATTCAACTGGCGGAGAATACGCCAAACTTTATATTCCGATACATCCCTGATCTCTTTAGTTAATAGAGGTCCGGTCCATGTGGCATAACCATAGGGTACTGGTTTATCCAGCGTTTCTAGAATGCGTTTTTCTAATTTTTTATCATCGTATTTTGGAGTGATACCAGGTCGTGAACTATCTGATAGTCCGCTAAGTCGACTCTCTGTAAAACGTTTACGCCATTTACCAACAGTAGTAACTGTAGTATGTAAATCTCGGGCAATATCCTGGTTTTCCTTGCCTTTACCAGCAGCTAATATTATATTGCCGCGGAAAGCTATCCTCTGTTCAGTTTTACCAGACCGTGCCCATGATTCAATGGTCGCCGTTTCTTCCGGTGTTAATTCAATTATTCGTGCTTTTCTACTCATGATGTCATTATACATAACATTAGCTTTCATTGCAAGTAGGTACTAGTCTAGTTTATCTCCACAGGATTTTCAACTGAGCGTTGTCAAGATTACCATCTACTCATGGATAGGAGCTTCCTATGGATTAGACTTTGAATGCCAGTTCAAACGTCCGGGTTCTGCGTATTGGGCAGTTCAATCACTCAACATTTTAAGGATGTGCTTCGCCAAACTGTCGGCGGTTTCGCGGTGTCTCGGAACAGGTTGTGAAACTTTAGTGTTTGGATTCTGATACCAGTCATGTTTGCCGCCGTGGCGTATCAAAACACATCCCATTCTCTCGATTTTCCTGACTAGCTCGGTTCTTTTCATCCGACCACGAGTTCCCCGTATCTGCGGACATGGGGAATCTTCCCGGCGCTGAGGTCTTCATAAATATCCTTGAGGTTCTCTTTGAGTTCATCCAGAGTTTTTCCCTGGCTCCTGTAATCGGGATAGTCTTCAAGCCAGCCTACCCACATATCGTCTTCCTGATAG from Dehalococcoidales bacterium harbors:
- a CDS encoding IS630 family transposase, whose amino-acid sequence is MSRKARIIELTPEETATIESWARSGKTEQRIAFRGNIILAAGKGKENQDIARDLHTTVTTVGKWRKRFTESRLSGLSDSSRPGITPKYDDKKLEKRILETLDKPVPYGYATWTGPLLTKEIRDVSEYKVWRILRQLNISLTRRHSWCISTDPEFVPKAAAIVGLYLNPPENAVVLSVDEKPAIQALERAQGWLRLPDGKTLTGFSHEYKRHGTTTLFAALEVATGLVKTGHYQHRKRREFLDFMNDVVAGYDKEVFVVLDNLNTHKPKHDRWLQRHKNVHFFYTPTHASWLNQVEVWFSILWRKALRGANFTSPRQVRKAIDEFAEVHNETASPFEWKATQVFQSSLKNNYSDLCK